The DNA window TATTTCGATGGTAGCGGAACAAATTCTTTCATTTTTCGCTTGTGTTCGGTAAATTATTTAGTTAGAATAGAAATACGGGCAAATCAGTATCTTCCGGTATGAACGGGAGGTACGTTACATATGAAAAAAGAAGCAGCACGAATGATAAAAACAGCGGTTGCCATTATAGCTATGCTGGCGGCGGTCATATGTTACAATGTGGGATGGAATAACAGCGCCGGGACAACGGCGCTTATGTGCAGCGGTTTTCAGGATAGCGGCGCCACGGCAGAGAATGCTGTGGGAATTGCCGGAAATGCCGTGAAGAATTCCGGGGATACCCTGGAAAACGCTGATAAAACTGGGGCAAGAGACCAGGATGCGGCGCCGAAGGCAGGAAGTGAGCCGGATGATGGCGGGCGGAATCCGATGGAGCAGGAAAAATCCTCCCAACCGGGAACAGAATCAGAAGATGACGGGACGGCAGGTGGAACAACCGGCCGGATTTTTATACATGTGTGCGGTGAAGTGACGGTTCCGGGCGTTTATGGCTTGGAAGAGGGAAGCCGTATTTATCAGGCCATTGAAATGGCCGGCGGTTTTACCGAAGATGCGGCGCAGGATTTTCTCAATATGGCGGAGTCCCTGGAAGACGGCATGAAAATCCAGGTTCCGAACCGCAAAGAAGCCGGGGAGTGGGACAGCCGGAAGGCCGTTACATATCCGGAATATTCGGAGCCAGCCGGGCGGACGCAGGAGAAAGAGGCAGCCGGTGCAGGTGGTTTCCAGGAACGGAGCAATACCGGGACGGCGAAGGTCAACCTGAATACGGCGGCGAAGGAACAGCTGATGACCCTGAAAGGGATCGGTGAGGCAAGGGCGGAGGCGATAATCGCTTACCGTCAGGAGTCCGGCCCATTTACAAGAATCGAAGATATCATGGAGGTTTCCGGGATTAAGGAAGCCGCTTTTCAGAAGATAAAAGAAGACATCACGGTGTGAAGTATAAGTATGAGGTGGAAGTATGGCAAAAGTGTTAGTTGTGGATGACGAAAAACTGATTGTTAAAGGAATCAGATTCAGTTTAGAGCAGGATGGAATGGAAGTGGACTGTGCATATGACGGAGAGGAAGCAATCCGGATGGCAAAGGAGACGGAATACGATATTGTACTTCTGGATGTGATGCTGCCGAAGTTTGACGGGTTTGAAGTCTGCCAGGCAATCCGGGAATTTTCCGAGGTGCCGATTATCATGGTTACGGCCAAAGGTGGAGACATGGATAAGATTCTCGGCCTGGAGTACGGAGCGGATGACTATATAACAAAGCCGTTTAACATTCTGGAAGTAAAGGCCAGGATCAAGGCGATTATGAGGCGTAATGCCAAGAAGTCAAAGAAGGAAGAGCAGAGCAGCGGCAAGGTAATCCAGGCGGCGGATTTAAAACTGGATACGGACAGCAGACGCGTTTTCATCGGAGAGAAGGAAATCAATCTGACGGCCAAAGAATTCGACCTTTTAGAGCTCTTTGTCTGCAATCCCAATAAAGTTTACAGCAGGGAAGAGCTGCTGCGCTTTGTCTGGGGAAATAAGGCTGCCGCCGGGGGCGATGTGCGCACGGTGGATGTACATGTAAGGCGTCTGAGAGAAAAGATTGAACCAAGTCCCAGCGAACCGAAGTATGTTCATACAAAATGGGGAGTGGGATATTATTTCAGAGCTTAGCGGTCCAGAACATAGAGAGCAGGGCAGGCGCGTTTGACGGTCTGTTCTGGTAAAGAGTCTGCCGGAGTGCAGGCTCTTTGACGATCTTGTGATGGGAACTGACAGCATTTCATACCGAATGGAGGAACAGCAGAATGGAAACTTGCAATATCACAATCAGACAGGCAGAGGCAAATGATTTGGACGGAGTGACACAGGTGGAGGCAAGATGCTTTCCACCTGCCGAGGCAGCAGGCCGGGAGGCAATGAAAGAGAGACTGGAGACATTTCCCGGCAGCTTTTTTATCGCCGAGTTTCAGGGAGAGCTGATTGGATTTATCAACGGATGTGTCACGGATGAAAGAACAATAGGTGACGAAATGTTTGAAGATGCCGGCCTGCATAAGGCGGACGGAGCGTATCAGAGTGTCTTTGGCCTGGATGTTATTCCGGAATACAGGAACCGGGGCGTGGCGGCCCTGCTGATGGAACACCTGATAGAGGATGCCAGGAAAAAAGGAAGAAAAGGCCTGATTCTCACCTGTAAAGACAGACTGCTCCATTATTACGAAAAATTTGGTTATGTAAACCTTGGGGTATCACAGTCGGTTCATGGCGGCGCCGTATGGTACGACATGCTTCTGGAATTTTAGAACATTTGGAAAGGCTTAAATCGTGGATGAGAAGGACAGAGTAAGACCGCGTATACAGGGGGCGCGCTGGAGAAAACTGGACAATACGGCAAAACTGTTTGCTGCTGTAGCCGGGGAGGATTTAAGCAATGTATTCCGGCTCTCAGTATCACTGAAAAATGAGATAAAACCGGAACTGCTGGAGCAGGCCCTGAAGCTGACGCTCCCGGAATTTGAGAATTTCCGTGTGAAACTGCGCAAGGGATTTTTCTGGAATTACTTTGAGACAAATAACAGGGAACCTCTGGTGGAGAAGGAGGAGACCTATCCATGCAAATATATCGATCCTCATGCCAGCCACAGGTTTCCGTTCCGGGTGAGCTACTATGGCAGACGCATCAATTTTGAGGTGTTCCACGGATTGACGGACGGCCTCGGGGCCTTGAATTTCCTGAAGAAAATGACGGAACATTACCTCGACCTGTACATTAAAGTGCAGAAAAAAGAGAATTCTCAGGAAGCGGAAAATGCCGGATTGGCAGAAGCAGCCGGAAAAACGGAACTAACGCAGGAAATAACCGGAAAAACAGAACAAACACAGGAAATAACCGGAAAAATAGAACGGATGCAGGAGGACGGTTATCTGAGGCATTACAGCAAGCGTCCCCATAAACGTTATGAGACCGAACAGGCTCTTTCTATCGAGGGGGAATATCTGCCGTTAGACTGCCAGTCGGTTCTGCACGGGAGCATCCCGCTCGACGCGCTGAAGGCCGTATGCAGGAAAGAGGGGGTCAGCATCACGAAATACCTGACGGCTGCGTTAATCTGGTCCCTGATTCAGGTCTATACGGATGGGAAGACTTTGAAGCGTCCGGCCGCATTAAACCTGCCGATCAACCTCCGCAGCTTTTTTGATTCCGAGACAATGGCAAATTTCTTTTCCGTCACCAACATAGCGTGGCCTGCCGGGAAAGCGCCGGAGCGGTTTGAGGATGTGCTGGCCGAAGTCGGAAGGCAGATGGATGAGAAAATTGTGAAAGAACGGCTGGAGGAAACGATCTCCTACAATGTGTCCAATGAGAAAAAATGGTATGTGAGAATTGTCCCTCTCTTTGTTAAAAACATTGCCATGAACGCGGTATTTCTGAAAAGCAGTAAGGCATACACGATGACACTTTCCAATTTGGGCCCGGTATCGCTGAAGCCGGAGTATGAAGACATGGTGGAGAATTTCCATGTACTGATCGGCGTATCCAGGCAGCAGAAGATGAAGTGCGGAGTGATCGCGTTCCGGGACAAGCTCTATCTGTCGTTTAACAGTGCGGTCAGTGACCTCAAAATGCAGGAATATTTTTTCCGCTTCCTGGAAGAGAGAGGCGCGGCGGCGGAGCTTGAAAGCAACGGAGCGGTGGAGCAGAAGTATGACAAAGGGAATTACCCGTCTATCAGTTATGACCGGGGAAAACTGAAAAAACTGACCAATATCCTTTATCTGGTGCTGTTTACCGCAGCGGCCATAACGGGACTGGTCAACGTCCTGACCTACGGCATCACGGAAACATGGTGGTCGCTGATTGCGATAGGGAGTATCGCCTATGTGGCAATGACGCTCCGGTACTCCATAATGAGGAGGGCCAGCCTGGCGGGAATTCTCATCCGGCAGTCCCTTGGAGTACAGGTTCTGCTGGTAATTATCGATTATATGACGGGGTTTAGCCGGTGGTCGTTCAATTATGCGATCCCCAGCCTGATTTTATTCGATGTAATAGCCGTGGTCTTTCTGATTCTGATTAACAGGCTGAACTGGCAAAGCTATTTTATGTACCAGATTGCAATTACAATTTTCAGCTTTATTCCGCTGATTCTGTGGGCGGCAGGATTGATTACAAGTCCGCTGATGTCCATCATTACCGTGATTTTGTCGGTTTCGGTGTTGTTTATCACGATAATCCTGGGGGACAGAAGTGTGAAAAAGGAACTGAAACGAAGGTTTTATTTCTAATTACCCGGTTAATTTGGACGATGGATCGGACTTTTTGGCTCGGGGAGAAGGCAGATACCAGGATGATATTTAAAGGAGAGAAAACAGATGCGCAAGAAAAATGTCAGCATGATAGGAAACCTGACCCGGGATATGATGAATGATGTAATGGAGACGGCGCTTAAAAAGCCGATTCAGACGGGTGAGTTCAGAAAGAATCCGGTAGAACCGGCGTGGAGATGCCCGGCGGAGTATTTATATGAATTAATTGACGCGGATAATTTTGTAATGGAATATTTAAGGCCTCAGAGCGTTGTGACCGGAAGGGTGATTCTCCAGCTCCACGGAGGCGGGTATATCGGACCGATGAAGAATATTTACAGGAGATTTGCCGTGAAGTATTCAAAACTCAGTTACGGCGCCGATGTCCTGACGATTGATTACAGAGTGGCTCCGGAAAATCCGTTTCCCGCTGCTGTGGAGGATGCGGTGTACGCTTACCGTTGGCTTCTGGAGGAAAAGAATTATAAGCCGGATCAGATCGTGGTGGCGGGCGACTCGGCAGGAGGCGGACTGGCTCTGGCTCTCTGCATGTATGCAAAGGATCACGGACTGCCGCTCCCCGGAGGAATTATCACCATGTCTCCCTGGACCGACGTGACACTGAGCGGGGAAACGTATGAGAGCAATTATGAGATTGATCCCCTGTTTGGCAATTCCAAAGAAAATATGCTTTACCAGTGCAGTTATATAGGAGACGCCGATCCGAAGAATCCGTATTTGTCCCCACTGTTTGGCGACTATACGGGATTTCCTCCGATGCTGATGCAGGTTGGAAGCTATGAGGTTCTCCTGAGTGACACACTGTCGGTCTCGGAAAAGGCAAAGAAGGCCGGTGTCCGGGTCCGGACCTCGGTCTATGACGGAATGTTCCATGTATTCCAGATGGGGCTCGATTTAATACCGGAGAGCCGCGAGGCCTGGGAAGAGGTAGGGGAATTTATGAAAATCGTCTACCAGATCCGCATTGCGCCCCAGGGAAAAGTAGTGAAGAAGGTAAAAAGAAGAAGAAAAGATACGGAAGACAGGGCAAGGCTGAATCTGCTGGCATTTCTGAAGCGGGAGATTACTGTTCAAAGCCCTGCAAAAAACCGCAGTTCTATGAACAGTAACACGCTTCGCGATGCACAGAAACGGTAAAAACACCGCTGATTGTAATGAAAAGTCCGCATCGCGCACTTTTCGTTGCTTCGCGCCGTACAACTCGGGATTTTCACGCAAAATGCGCGTGAAAACACCTCGCGGAATAATGGATGTGAATAATACAATGGGAGATTTCATAGCATGAAAATCACACTGATTACGGTAGGAAAAATCAAAGAAAAATATCTGGAGGATGCCATTGCGGAGTACAGTAAAAGGCTGAGCCGATACTGTAAACTGGAGATCGTCCAGGTAGCCGATGAAAAGACGCCCGACCGGGCCAGCGAGGTGATGGAGGAACAGATAAAGGACAAGGAGGGAGAAAAGATCCTCTCCCATGTAAAAGACGGAGCCTATGTCATAGCCCTTGCCATCGACGGCCGCATGGTTTCCTCGGAGGAACTGGCGGAGTTGATAGACGGTCTGGGCGTCAGGGGTGAGAGCCATCTCCAGTTTATAATCGGAGGCTCATTGGGTCTGTCTAAGAAGGTTCTGAGCCGTGTGGATTATAAACTGAGTTTTTCAAAAATGACGTTTCCGCATCAACTAATGAGGGTGATTCTGCTGGAACAGATATACAGAAGCTACAGAATTATCAATGGAGAGCCGTATCACAAATGACAGGACGAAGCATGATTGCTGTGGTAGATTTTGAGGAATACGAAGCGATAAAAGGAATCAGAAGAGGCAAGAGAAAAAAAGTTAGAAATGACAGCAGACACTTTGATTGAAGAAAGTATGGAAGCATTTCTGGAGTTGGCTAAATGATAATTTTAACAATAATAAGGAATCTCAGGTTGACGGTTATAGCCGGCCTGGGATTTTTTTGTGGAAAGGATGGAGCTTCCAAAATTTGACAAATATCTTCCAATGAAGTAATATGGTTCAAACATAAACATAAAGTAAAAGGGAACAGGATGAAAGAAGAAAACGTAATCAATTCCAATATCATAAAACAGGGGAGCATACTGGCTATGGCATCGGTGGTGGTCAGAATCATAGGGCTGCTTTACCGGATCCCCATGGCTAATATCATTGGTGAGAATGCGATGGGAATTTATTCCGCCGCATTTGAGGTTTACAATATTTTGCTGATACTGTCCTCCTACAGTATGCCGACCGCCGTGTCTAAACTGATTTCCATAAAGTTCAGCCGTTCCGAATACAGGAACGGCTGTAAGTGTCTGCTGAATGCGATGATATTTTCCGCGATTTCGGGCGGAATTGCGGCTTTGTTTCTGTTTTTCAATGCTCAGTGGGTAGAAAAAGCTTTTTTCAGCAATTATACCGGGATTGCGGTATCATTAAGAATACTGGCTCCGACGATCTTTTTTGTCTCATTGATGGGAGTGATGAGAGGCTTTTTCCAGGGCACGGGCAACATGGTTCAGACTGCCGTTTCCCAGATCATCGAGCAAATTATCAATGCCCTTGTCAGCATCGGAGCGGCCGTTTATTTTGTAGGTTTATATTCGGATCTGGGCAGACAGGCTGCATGGGGGGCGGCGGGCGGAACCTTAGGCACCTGTATCGGAGCGCTCGGCGGACTCCTGTTTCTGATGCTGGCTATGGGAGTTAACCTTCCGCGGCTTTTTAGGCAAATCCGGTGTGACCATAAGCCGGTGAACAAAACATTCAATATCTATCTCGTTATCATTGCCACGATGATTCCGATCATTTTAAGCCAGACCATCTACCAAATCAGCGGAATTATTGATATCACGCTGTTTAACAGCCTGATGGGGAAAAAGGAGATAGCGGCCGCGGAAATCAGCGCCCTCCAGGGAGGTTACAGCACGTTATATAAATTGCTGATCAGTGTGCCGATTGCCATTTCTACTGCGTTTTCCGCCTCGTTAATACCGGGGATCGCGGCCTCCCATGCAACGAAAGACGGTAAGAGGGTTACAGCCAATATTGATAAGGCGCTTCTGTTTAATATGAATATATCCATTCCCAGCGCAATCGGTCTGATGGCGTTTGGAAGGCCCATATTACAGCTTTTATTCCCGTCCTATGACATTGGCCTGGGCAGCCGGATGCTGTTCTGGGGAGCGTGTGCGGTGATTTTTTATGCATACTCCACAACCACGAGCACCGTTTTACAGGGTGTCAATCGAATGAGAATTCCTGTAATCAATTCTGCGGCGGCCCTGGTGCTCCATGTTTTTGCCGTGTGCATCTGCCTGCGGTATACACCGATGGGAGTATTTGCCTTAGTTTTAGGAAATGTACTGTTTCCGCTTATCGTTATGCTCTTGAATGCGTTATATCTGAAAAAGCATTTAAAATACTGTAATAAGTACAGGAAAGTATTTTTTATTCCGCTGCTGAGCGCGGTCATCATGGGGGCGCTGGGGCGGGTGCTCTATGCCCTGGTTTTCCATTATGTTAAAAGTAATGTGACAGCCATTTTGATATCCGTCCTGTTCAGCATTCTGCTTTACTTTTTTGAAGTGATTAATTTTAAGGGAATTACACGTGAGGAAGCGTTGGAGTTTCCGGGCGGAAAGTTATTAATAAAAATGATTTTATAAAATACCGTATCAGCGGCCTCAACGGCCGCCGGTACGGTATTTTGCCGGTATGTGCATTTTTTGCCAATGAAAAGAGTCTCCGGTATTTGAGATGATTTAGAGACAGCGGTGATAGAATGCCAATTATAAGAAGTTGTTTGGCGATGTTCAGCCGGAAAGGAGAATTTTGATGATAAAATTCAGAGGCAGAAGGACGCTCCTGCAAGCGGCGTCTCTTTTACTTATATCGGCCGCCCTGTTTGGGTGCGGAAGGGACGGAAAAGTAGTGTCCGGTTCGGGGGAGGACACGGGCAGAGAACAGAAAAAACAGGCCATGGGAAGGTATGTGGAGAGTGAAATTCCGCTGCCGGAGGGAATTACATTTGATTCCGTAATCAGCTTCCAGGACGGGCCGGACGGGAAACCGCTGTTGTTTACCCGGAGGGATATAAACGGGGTGGTGGAGTTCACCGGTTATCTGCTCCTGGAGGATATGTCATGGGAAGAAAAGAAATGCGGATGGCTGAACCGGCTCGGACTGTCTTACGAATACGGCAGGGCCTATATTTCATACGGAGAGGATAAAAGGATGTATGCGGTCTATTCGGATGAGGATGATGAAGAAGTGACGGTCAGGCATCGGATCATTGTAACGGAGGACTGGGAAAACGGCTGGGAAATCCAGATGCCCCTGCTGGAGGAGAAAAATGAAATGGGATATGCCTATTATCCGGACAGGATTACGGCACTCGAAAATGGAAATCTTCTTCTGGACTCGGGGCGTGGCAGGCTCCTCCTGTATGATGCATCGGGGCAGCACAAAATTGCAGAGACATTAGGCGACGGCAGCCATTTTACGGTCGGGCGTA is part of the [Clostridium] symbiosum genome and encodes:
- a CDS encoding helix-hairpin-helix domain-containing protein; protein product: MKKEAARMIKTAVAIIAMLAAVICYNVGWNNSAGTTALMCSGFQDSGATAENAVGIAGNAVKNSGDTLENADKTGARDQDAAPKAGSEPDDGGRNPMEQEKSSQPGTESEDDGTAGGTTGRIFIHVCGEVTVPGVYGLEEGSRIYQAIEMAGGFTEDAAQDFLNMAESLEDGMKIQVPNRKEAGEWDSRKAVTYPEYSEPAGRTQEKEAAGAGGFQERSNTGTAKVNLNTAAKEQLMTLKGIGEARAEAIIAYRQESGPFTRIEDIMEVSGIKEAAFQKIKEDITV
- a CDS encoding response regulator transcription factor, coding for MAKVLVVDDEKLIVKGIRFSLEQDGMEVDCAYDGEEAIRMAKETEYDIVLLDVMLPKFDGFEVCQAIREFSEVPIIMVTAKGGDMDKILGLEYGADDYITKPFNILEVKARIKAIMRRNAKKSKKEEQSSGKVIQAADLKLDTDSRRVFIGEKEINLTAKEFDLLELFVCNPNKVYSREELLRFVWGNKAAAGGDVRTVDVHVRRLREKIEPSPSEPKYVHTKWGVGYYFRA
- a CDS encoding GNAT family N-acetyltransferase; this translates as METCNITIRQAEANDLDGVTQVEARCFPPAEAAGREAMKERLETFPGSFFIAEFQGELIGFINGCVTDERTIGDEMFEDAGLHKADGAYQSVFGLDVIPEYRNRGVAALLMEHLIEDARKKGRKGLILTCKDRLLHYYEKFGYVNLGVSQSVHGGAVWYDMLLEF
- a CDS encoding DUF6320 domain-containing protein, which translates into the protein MDEKDRVRPRIQGARWRKLDNTAKLFAAVAGEDLSNVFRLSVSLKNEIKPELLEQALKLTLPEFENFRVKLRKGFFWNYFETNNREPLVEKEETYPCKYIDPHASHRFPFRVSYYGRRINFEVFHGLTDGLGALNFLKKMTEHYLDLYIKVQKKENSQEAENAGLAEAAGKTELTQEITGKTEQTQEITGKIERMQEDGYLRHYSKRPHKRYETEQALSIEGEYLPLDCQSVLHGSIPLDALKAVCRKEGVSITKYLTAALIWSLIQVYTDGKTLKRPAALNLPINLRSFFDSETMANFFSVTNIAWPAGKAPERFEDVLAEVGRQMDEKIVKERLEETISYNVSNEKKWYVRIVPLFVKNIAMNAVFLKSSKAYTMTLSNLGPVSLKPEYEDMVENFHVLIGVSRQQKMKCGVIAFRDKLYLSFNSAVSDLKMQEYFFRFLEERGAAAELESNGAVEQKYDKGNYPSISYDRGKLKKLTNILYLVLFTAAAITGLVNVLTYGITETWWSLIAIGSIAYVAMTLRYSIMRRASLAGILIRQSLGVQVLLVIIDYMTGFSRWSFNYAIPSLILFDVIAVVFLILINRLNWQSYFMYQIAITIFSFIPLILWAAGLITSPLMSIITVILSVSVLFITIILGDRSVKKELKRRFYF
- a CDS encoding alpha/beta hydrolase, which gives rise to MRKKNVSMIGNLTRDMMNDVMETALKKPIQTGEFRKNPVEPAWRCPAEYLYELIDADNFVMEYLRPQSVVTGRVILQLHGGGYIGPMKNIYRRFAVKYSKLSYGADVLTIDYRVAPENPFPAAVEDAVYAYRWLLEEKNYKPDQIVVAGDSAGGGLALALCMYAKDHGLPLPGGIITMSPWTDVTLSGETYESNYEIDPLFGNSKENMLYQCSYIGDADPKNPYLSPLFGDYTGFPPMLMQVGSYEVLLSDTLSVSEKAKKAGVRVRTSVYDGMFHVFQMGLDLIPESREAWEEVGEFMKIVYQIRIAPQGKVVKKVKRRRKDTEDRARLNLLAFLKREITVQSPAKNRSSMNSNTLRDAQKR
- the rlmH gene encoding 23S rRNA (pseudouridine(1915)-N(3))-methyltransferase RlmH; translation: MKITLITVGKIKEKYLEDAIAEYSKRLSRYCKLEIVQVADEKTPDRASEVMEEQIKDKEGEKILSHVKDGAYVIALAIDGRMVSSEELAELIDGLGVRGESHLQFIIGGSLGLSKKVLSRVDYKLSFSKMTFPHQLMRVILLEQIYRSYRIINGEPYHK
- a CDS encoding polysaccharide biosynthesis protein, whose protein sequence is MKEENVINSNIIKQGSILAMASVVVRIIGLLYRIPMANIIGENAMGIYSAAFEVYNILLILSSYSMPTAVSKLISIKFSRSEYRNGCKCLLNAMIFSAISGGIAALFLFFNAQWVEKAFFSNYTGIAVSLRILAPTIFFVSLMGVMRGFFQGTGNMVQTAVSQIIEQIINALVSIGAAVYFVGLYSDLGRQAAWGAAGGTLGTCIGALGGLLFLMLAMGVNLPRLFRQIRCDHKPVNKTFNIYLVIIATMIPIILSQTIYQISGIIDITLFNSLMGKKEIAAAEISALQGGYSTLYKLLISVPIAISTAFSASLIPGIAASHATKDGKRVTANIDKALLFNMNISIPSAIGLMAFGRPILQLLFPSYDIGLGSRMLFWGACAVIFYAYSTTTSTVLQGVNRMRIPVINSAAALVLHVFAVCICLRYTPMGVFALVLGNVLFPLIVMLLNALYLKKHLKYCNKYRKVFFIPLLSAVIMGALGRVLYALVFHYVKSNVTAILISVLFSILLYFFEVINFKGITREEALEFPGGKLLIKMIL